The Desulfotignum phosphitoxidans DSM 13687 DNA segment ACGGCCGTTGCCGTCCATATCTACGGCATAGGCCAGGTAACTGGTGGGAATGAATTGGGTGTGGCCCATGGCGCCGGCCCAGGAACCGGTCAGGTGCTGGGGTCCGACATCCCCGGCCTGGAGAATCTGCAACACGGCAACCAGTTGTTTTTCAGCAAAATTTTTCCGTTTTGGATCGGCATAGGCCAGCGTGGCAAGGGCCTGGGGGACGTAATGCAGCCGTTCGGGTTTATCGAAAACGGCCCCATAAGCGGACTCCATCGACCAGATGGCGAGCAAAATCTTGGCCTCAACCCCGAAACGGTTCTCTACGGCCGCAAGGGTCCGGGCGTAATCCTGCGCCATCTTCAAGCCTTGCTCGACACTCAACGGGGTGATCCGGGAATCGAGGTAATCCCAGATTTCTACCGTAAATTCTGGCTGAAAGCGGGCCTTTTCCAGCACCCTGGCATCGGGTTGCTCAATGCCGTGAAAAGCGGTCTCCCAGGTGGCCCGGCTGATCCCTTGACTGGCCACCTGAGGATAAAAATCCTCCAGCCACTGGTGAAAATCTTCTCCCCGGGAGACCTCCGGCAGGACCAGGACCAGGAACAGGATTCCCATTATGAAGCGCACACACTTTTTCATATTTTTCCTTGTTTGCCATTGTCTGCCGCGATGATGGCGAACAGTGACCTGCCTGATTGATAGAGCCGCCCGGCCTGGTCACGGATCTTACCCATACCGTTCGTTTGGATCCGGCGGCGGTTCAGTTGGGTCTGCAGCCCCTGCTGACAGGATGTGTCGATCCGCTTTTTGAGTTCATCAAGATGATAGGGTGGTTGGTTTTCAGCGACAGCCAGAGGTATCAGTTCGTCCAAGCCGAGCAGGTCGCGATTGTACGTCAGGGCCGCTTTAATGGTTTTTGCCTTGGGGGTTTTTGGATTTTCCAGGTCATAAGGCGGATGCCACTCCTGCACAGGGGGCAGGCGGTCCACCTGGTTCAGCACACCGATGATGACCGGGCGTTTTTGGGAACGGCGGGCTGTTGCCAGATAAAAGGCATCAAAATGCTGTTTAAAGTCGCTGTCCAGGGACCGGGCGGGCTGATTGGCTTTAAGCACCCAGATGATCATATCAGAGCGGGTGGCTTCCTTGAGCAGATGCTTTGTGGTCTTTTCCTTGCCGTCCAGACCCGGCAGATCAACCAGATGAACCATGTCCATTCCGTCAATCCGGCATTGATGTACGGTGGTGGCGCTGGTGGAGGGAAGCGGGTTCACTTCAGCGACCATGGCATCGACAAGGGCATTGATAATGGAGGATTTGCCTGAACCCGTCTGCCCGACAAAGCAGATTCGTAATGGCGCTAAGGGCGGTGCCATATTCCTGCTGTCCTGTTCTTGTGCCGCCGGATGATGCGCCTGGACCCGGAAACGTCCGCTGTAGAGATCGATGGCCACGGAAACCGCTTCCTGCAGCAGGGCCTGTTTCAACTTGAGCTGAAACTCGGCACTGACCCGCGTCATCATTTTGCCGACCACCTGACTGCGGAATTCAGCCAGTACCGCTGTCAGCGGACTGGCCAGCCGGACAATCCGGTAACTGTTCCACGCCCATTTAGCCGCTCTATAGCCGGACATCAGCTTTTCTTTGTTATCATACCCCTGTACCAGCAATGATAGACGTGTATTTTCAATGAAGGGAACATGAGTTTTGAGCAGCAGCCGATAGCGGCGGCTGATTTCCTCTACCATCATCAACAGTTCCGGAATGGAAAAGGCAAGTTCTTTGCGATCCCCTTTGTCGTGGTAGTTTTCAGCCACTGTCTTGATCAGCGCCAGGGCATGGGTCTGCAGATGCCCCCACTGGGCGTTTTCCGCCAGCTGTTGGGTGATTTCTTGGTTCAGTCGGTCCCAGACCTGGTGATCAAAATCCCCCCAATCGGCGGAAGCGGTTACCAGCCCCTCTTCCGGCAGGGGCAATTTGCCGGAAGAGGATCGCCGCAGTGTCCAGCTCAATGCCGTGACCAGGAGCGTGCAAAAGGCCAGCAGCGCAACAAAATACAGCATATAGCCATAGTCGATCAAAGCGATCAGTCCGAATATACCCAGAATCAGCACGGGCAAAACCAGGGCCACGGCCAGTAGCGGCATGGCTGCCGATGACAGTCGCCCAGCTGTTTTAATGCGGGTCAACAGGTGTTTCACGGGTCTTTACCTTTCGGACTTCGTTGAATGCCTGGTGATACAGGCGTTTCAGTTCCTGCTCGGAGACGGGTTCCCCCTTGCTTTTGTGATACAGATACTTGCAGGCGGCCCGGCCGATGGCATAGGTCGAACAAAAGCTGACGACAACGGCTGCGGCACTGCCGACGGTCTGCCCGTAAACCGGTATCAGTTTGGTGAGCTGACGGATGCCCAGCCTGGACAGATACCGCACGCTGAATCCCGCGCCCAGGGCCGCGGCAAAGTCGGCCAGGGCTTTTTTATTCCACGCGATCCCGTATTGCCCGGCCAGATGATGCAGCATTTTTGCCTGAATCATCGGGACTGTGCCCAATCCGATCACGGGGAGGACGTCTGTGCCGCCGGAAGCCGCCGCGTACCAGAGGATATCGTTACGAAGGGGAACAAAGCGGCGCTCTTCGGCACCGGCATGTTCTTTTTGGGTGCCCAGCAGGGCAATGATGGGTAAAAAATCAGCAAGGGCCGCGCGCAGGTCTTCCACCCCGACGATGCCGTTGCCCGCTCCTTC contains these protein-coding regions:
- a CDS encoding YcjF family protein — encoded protein: MEKIFHRIRRHISSPETAAATKPAAGPARLPTLWLLGKTGAGKSSLIQAVTGRSDIEIGNGFSPCTQNSRRYDFPSEKPLLRFLDTRGLAEADYNPDPDIAACAQTTHAAIVVMKAEEPEQSAVIRALEQIRRSGAVKHLLLVHTGILLLDDELERRQAINHNQNQVESVWKQPVESVAVDFEGAGNGIVGVEDLRAALADFLPIIALLGTQKEHAGAEERRFVPLRNDILWYAAASGGTDVLPVIGLGTVPMIQAKMLHHLAGQYGIAWNKKALADFAAALGAGFSVRYLSRLGIRQLTKLIPVYGQTVGSAAAVVVSFCSTYAIGRAACKYLYHKSKGEPVSEQELKRLYHQAFNEVRKVKTRETPVDPH
- a CDS encoding GTPase family protein → MKHLLTRIKTAGRLSSAAMPLLAVALVLPVLILGIFGLIALIDYGYMLYFVALLAFCTLLVTALSWTLRRSSSGKLPLPEEGLVTASADWGDFDHQVWDRLNQEITQQLAENAQWGHLQTHALALIKTVAENYHDKGDRKELAFSIPELLMMVEEISRRYRLLLKTHVPFIENTRLSLLVQGYDNKEKLMSGYRAAKWAWNSYRIVRLASPLTAVLAEFRSQVVGKMMTRVSAEFQLKLKQALLQEAVSVAIDLYSGRFRVQAHHPAAQEQDSRNMAPPLAPLRICFVGQTGSGKSSIINALVDAMVAEVNPLPSTSATTVHQCRIDGMDMVHLVDLPGLDGKEKTTKHLLKEATRSDMIIWVLKANQPARSLDSDFKQHFDAFYLATARRSQKRPVIIGVLNQVDRLPPVQEWHPPYDLENPKTPKAKTIKAALTYNRDLLGLDELIPLAVAENQPPYHLDELKKRIDTSCQQGLQTQLNRRRIQTNGMGKIRDQAGRLYQSGRSLFAIIAADNGKQGKI
- a CDS encoding lytic murein transglycosylase, which gives rise to MKKCVRFIMGILFLVLVLPEVSRGEDFHQWLEDFYPQVASQGISRATWETAFHGIEQPDARVLEKARFQPEFTVEIWDYLDSRITPLSVEQGLKMAQDYARTLAAVENRFGVEAKILLAIWSMESAYGAVFDKPERLHYVPQALATLAYADPKRKNFAEKQLVAVLQILQAGDVGPQHLTGSWAGAMGHTQFIPTSYLAYAVDMDGNGRRDIWNSVPDALATAANLLHRNGWLSGKTWGYEVVLPAGGARWLNETRILADWQKAGFSRTRGRTFPRPDDRAVLKLPAGKKGPAFLVLKNFFVLKRYNNADAYALAVGLLADRLAGSKGLVQPWPRPPGSLNGEEKFLLQALLQKKGYYSGEIDGLLGEATRAAIRIFQKEMGMPADGKPSLDILEALRQ